The Armatimonadota bacterium DNA window AAAGGGATGCCTCACCCATTCCGTTAGGCCACCAAGGCTCCGGCTCTTCTATACGAATCACAGCCTCGATAACCCCGCCAAAGGGCGATATGTAGTCATCGACCTCTATATTCTCGCGGTTTTCCCCTTTGGAGACTACAACTGAGGCCGCAACATGAACATCCTCCTGAGTGTGGTTTGCTACTTCAATATAAATCCAGGCATTTGCCCGGCAGCCTTCGATCTCTGTCTCGATGTGGATGTTATCAATAGAGACAAGATCGCAGGAGACAAGCCTTATATCACGGCATATTCCCGTGCCGGGCTCAAAGAGGATTTCTATAGTGTTATTACCGACTTTTATGGCGTCTGTGACATCCAGTTTGCGCGGGATTAACCCGCCCTGGGCCTGCCCGACTTCATGGCCGTTGAGGGTGACTGCGGCGGGCGCGCTCAGGCCGTCAAACTCCAGATATGTTTGCCTTTGAAGAAAATCTTCATCCGCAATGAATTTGCGCCTGTATAACCAAAGCTTCTCGCCGACCCATCGGGTCTGCTCGGCGTTCATCCCGAAATGCGGTTCGGGAATCTTCCCTGCTTGCACTAAGTCTTCCTCTACCTCACCGGGAAGCTGAGCGATTATAGTATCTGAGCTCTTGTCACTTTGGCAAAGCTGCCAGGAGCCGTTTAGGGACAGAGTGTTTTTCATAGATTAGAAGATTTCCTTTGCCCTCCAGGTAGGATACCTGGAGGGATATGGTAATAAGAGATCACTATCTGTCAGGATATGGTGTTATACCCATTCAGATGAGCATTATAGGATATGGCTGGCATATACGTAACATACGTTAAAACTCAAAGTAGACCGGTGTTTGAGACGTCTTCGGATCGGATGCTACATCCATGACAGCCTTAGTAACCCGTGCGGATACTTTATCGTTAAACGCGCTTGGGATCACATAGTCGGACCGAAGTTCAGTCGGCTCTATAACCGACGCAATCGCCTTTGACGCGGCTGTGAGCATCTCGCGTGTGACTCGCTTTACACCGGAATCGAGCAGGCCCTTAAAAAGGCCCGGGAAGCACAGGACATTGTTGATCTGGTTGGGATAGTCCGAGCGGCCAGTCGCCACTACCGCCGCGAAATCTGCCACTTCCTCCGGAGGAACCTCAGGGACCGGGTTGGAGAGGGCGAATATTATCGGATCTTTGGCCATTACGCGCATGTCATCACCGCTGAGCAAATTAGGGCCCGAAAGACCCAGGAACAAATCTGCACCGGCGAGCACGTCCTTTAGTGATCCGCGCTTATTATCTTTATTTGTAACACGGGCAAGCCAAGCCTTGGACGGGACTTCCTCGCCCCTGCCCTCGTAGATAGCGCCTTTTCTATCGCAGACTATAATATCGCCTATCCCCAGGTCCATAAGCGCCCGGCTGCACGCGCACCCTGCAGCGCCAGCGCCGACCACAACAGCGTGCATATCGGCAGGGTTCTTTCCAGTCACCTTCACTGCATTTATGAACGCAGCGCCGACAACTACGGCTGTGCCGTGCTGGTCGTCGTGAAAGACGGGGATGTCTACAGCCTCGGTCACACGCCGCTCCACTTCAAAGCATCTGGGGGCGGCTATGTCCTCGAGATTGATGCCGCCGAAGGTCGCTGACACGGCGATTGCGGTTTGCACGAGGACCTCGGTATCTGTGGTGTCGACACACACAGGGAACGAGTTTACACCTCCGAACTCTTTGAAGAGCACTGCTTTGCCCTCCATAACCGGCAGTGAAGCCAGAGCGCCGATATTGCCCAGGCCGAGCACAGCGGAGCCGTCGGTTATTACGGCTACCGTATTGCGCCTTATAGTATAGTCACGAGCGGCTGAGCGATTTTTTGCTATCGCCTGGCAGACACGCGCGACCCCGGGCGTATATGCCATCGAGAGGTCTACATAGTCTTTGAGAGGCGACTTGGAGACAACATCGAGCTTGCCGCCCTCATGGAGCTTGAAAGTGCAGTCATAAACATCCTGCACCTCCACATCAGGGACTGATTTGACGGCATTAACTATACTTTCGGCGTGCTCGTCGCCGATAGTATCGATTACTATGTCGCGAACTATATGGGTGCGGTCTGACGACACGACGCTGATCGACCCAACGCTGCCGCCTGCCTGCGCAATAGCCGACGTCAATTCGGATAGCTTGCCGATGCTGTTGGGATATCTTAACCTTATGGATATGCTGTTTCCTGGACTTGGGGTCTTTTTCAATTCCTGCTCCTTCAAAATAGCTGAGGGCTGAGAGTGGAGAGCGAAGAGCCCGAAACCACTGCTGCCAATCCATACTCCGACAGCAGGACCTTAGAATCCTTCCGAACGCAGATTTGAGAGTTCTTCTGATCGAACGAAGTGAAGGAAGAATTCTTATAAATTCTTTCATGTATTTTGAGAAAGAATTCTTTAAATTCCTTATTACATGATCCGGGTCAAATATGACCCCCATGGAGACCATTTTTGACCCTCATGGCAGCTTTTACTGCAACTTTATAAAAGTGATAGGCTTACGTCCTCACCCAACCATTCTCACCCCGGAAGAAGCTACGATCCCTGACACCCATCACCTGTCAAGATTCCCTGTTCTTTGATACACATCTACAGTTGAGCCAAAAAATGACGATAATCCAACATGTAGGGAGCGTACCCGTAGCACTCCCTATAGTCACGTCGGCGGCAGTGCGCTGCCTATGTGAGTCTGTCTTGTCCGATAAGGACAGGCGTGCAAGGAAATTGGAGGTCGCGGCAAATAGTGCTAAACTCACTCTTTTCTAAAGAGACTACCGTTGGAATCGACATTGGCTCGAGCTGCATTAAAGCAGTGGAAATCGAGCCGACCGCACGCGGATGGGAACTGGCTAACGCAGCGGTCACGCCTACACCGGCTGATGCAGTCAAGGAAGGTGTTGTCGTCAACATTTTGGATGTTGCTCAGGAAGTGCGCAGCCTGCTCAAAGAAGCCGGCATACACGCCACTGGAGCCATCTGCGCTATCTCCGGTTCCCAAGTAATAGTGCGCCAGGTGCAATTTCCGAAGATGCCCGAAGCAATTCTTCGGAAGTCGATCAAATATGAGGCCAGCAAGCATATATCGTCATCAATGGAAGACAGTGTAGTCGAGTTCGAAATACTCTCGGACGTGCCCGATTCTAATGAGATGAATGTAATGCTGGTGGCTGCGCCGAGCGAGATGGTTGATTCTCGCGTCAAGGTTATGGAGTCCGCGGGACTCGAACCGCGGATGGTTGATATTGAAGCGTTTGCTCTCATCAGATCGCTCGTCGAGTTCAGCGCATCGGACGAATACCTCCACAAATCGGTTGCACTAATCGATATGGGCGCAAGCCACACAGATGTCAACATAGTCAGCAAAGGCGATTTCGCCCTTACCCGCAATATTCCGATAGCCGGCAACAGCTTCACCAATGCCATCAAGTCACTTACCGGCGCATCTTTTGATGACGCGGAGTGCATGAAGATAGAGATGGCAAAGGGATATCCGCTGGACCAGATAAGCGCAATGGATGATGAAAATCGGAACTGGAAGGTAGTACAGCCGCTGCTTGATGAGCTGATTCGAGAGATTCGGCGATCAATCCACTTTTATCAGTCACAGTTCCCGGAAGGCAGCGCCGACACGATGGTCGGCAAGATCGTCCTCACCGGCGGAACTGCCCGTATGCCGGGCATGGACGCTTATATGTCCGCAAAACTGAGCATACCCACGGTTATCTCAGAGGTGTTTAAGCAGACAGCCATAAGCACCAATCGAGTTCCTGAGAGTTTCATAAGCGAGCATGGCCCGATTCTTGCGGTAGGCACAGGACTCGCTTTGAAGGACCTGATTCCCGACGCCAAAAAGGCCGCAGCCTAAAGCCGGCAGCCAAATAATAAATATCAAATCTCAAATACTAAATACTAAATTGGAAAGGAGTACCTGATGCCTTCCATAAATATGATTGCTCCCAGACGCGCGGAAAAGCAGCGTTTGGAAAGAGACATGCGCAGACTGGTTCTTGTGATTTTGGCGGAGCTGATCATTGCCGTGGGTCTGGGCGGATGGGCCTGCACAAAGGCATATACCATGCGCATGAGCATCAACCGCCTGGACGCGCAAATTGCCAAGCTTCAACCGGTGGTCAAGGAGATCGAGCAATACGAAAGTGCAACCAAAGAATTGACCCCCAGGATGGACCTGCTCGCAAACGCGAAAGAGGGCACCATGCGCTGGTATAACTCGCTCGATAAACTAACTCAGAGTCTCGCGTCGTCGACCTATCTGACACGCATATCGACTGCGACAGATTCTTCGAGCAAGGACACTCAGTCAACTGTCAGCCTGGCTGGAATTTCCGGCAGCCAAGAACGTGTCGGCGAAACGATACTCCGACTGCAAACCATACCCGACTTTGAGAAAGTTGACCTCCACTTCACAAGAAAGATGACAAGCAACTCTCAGAACGGATTTGAGTTTGAGATCGGGGCGATTATGAAAGACGGTAAGTCGTCGAAAGGAGTGAGCAGCGATGGCGCAAGTAAGTCTTAGACCCAGTTCAAAAGGGGTTACGGCGCTCATAATCATCGCGGTTGTAATCTTCTTCGGCTGCGCCCTGGCATATCTTGCAGTTGCGGGAAAGCTTAGAAGCACGGCGGCAGAGATGCAGGCAAAGGGAAAGAAAGTGGCTCAGAGCAAGGAGATTGCACAGAAGCTTGAGGAATCGAAACTCGACTACCTGGACGCCAGAAGCCAAATTCGCTTTTTGGAGTCGTCGGTTACGACTTCCGCCTATGTCCCTACACTTCTCAAGCAGCTTGAATATCTCGGCAAGTCGGTCAATCTCAATGTGATCGGGGTCCGCCCTCAGATGCCCAAGGAACAACCGGGAGCAAGAAAGCTCTCGAGCGGCGCTCAAGCTGCTAACGGAAATGTTGAAGCTGCATCCGAACAAAAGACGCAGCCCGGCAGCCCGGTAGCGGCAAAACAGTCTGCTCCTTATGATGAACTCAATGTCGACATTGAGGTCGAGGGCAAATATATGAACGCGCTCGACTTCTTGTATAAACTCACCAGCTTCCCGAAGATCATCGCTGTCAAGAGCGTGCAGATGGATCCGGCCGGCAATGAGCAAGATATCAGTTCACCGATATTGAACATAAAAATGAGCATTACGGCGTATGTCCTAAAAGATGACGCTCCGGTTGTGGCGCCAAATATTCCGGCAGGCGCAGTCACCGGTAAAAATCCGAGCAGTGAAGGGAGGGGCGGCAATGAAGCTGGATAAGCAGCAAGTTCCTCAACTTATTGTGCTGGGAGTCCTTGTTTTGATTTGCATAGGCTATGTGTCATTTAAGGTGATGTCGCCGGGCACGAAGCCGCCGCCCGCACCGGTAAGCAAAGTCAATCATGACGCCGATAAAAATTCTGCGACGGGTGAAAGCGCTGATGCCCAGGTATCGGCTCTCCCGGAAGGGACATTTCCGAACCTGATGGTCACTCCACCAAGAAGAGACCCGTTTGCTCCGATTGCATCGCTGAACATTGAAAAAGTCACAGCAGCTAAACCTGTCGAAACAACCAGGCCTTCGACACCCAGGGTTCGCACAGTGTCTTACCCGGCAGTAAGAGTGCCGAAGATCGAAGCAAATCCGTTTAATCCGTTCAGGCAATCAAACACAAAACCGATTCATTCCGAACAGATCCAAGTTCAGGAACAAGAGCCGGAATTTGCGCTTACCGGCGTTATCCGCGGTGATCGCAACGTAGCCATAATCCGATCGGGAGAAAGCGGGCGTTATATCGTTAAGCAAGGCCAGCTCATCGATGGGCGCTACAAAGTTGAATCCGTCTCCGACGACTGCGCAACGCTGGTCTACAAAGGTCGTCGTATTCACGTGAAATTAGGAGGAGTCAAGAATGCGAGCTAAACTCATCGCCTTCGTGCTGGTCCTTGTCTGTCTGATCTCCAGCGCAGCCTTCGCAGACAAGGCGATAACCGGAATAAACGTAACAAACAAGCCGGACCGCGTAATCATCAGTGTCCAGGGCAACAGAGCCCTGAAAATGACACCCCTGGTATCGCCCAGCGGCAGATACGTCGGGTTCCAGTTCCCGTGCAAGCTTATTGCAAAGGGAGGACTCGTCGGAATCCGCTCGGGCAGAATCTATAACATCAGATATTCGAATTTCACCCCGAACCCGCCGGTGACACGCGTGGTTGCAAATACACGCAGTCATGTGCAGTATTCGACCTCTTGGTCTGATGACAAGAGCCGGGTTGAGATTACAATATGGAAGAACGGCGTGCCTAAAGCGGCAAGTGCCGCAATTACTAAAGGCACAACATGTTGTTCAGCTATTTCATCCTGCGTGAGCGTCTCCAGTGTAAAGTCCACGGCTGGAATCCGTGCCGACATGCCCATGCTATACGCCAGCGCAAGCACCAAGGCAATGCCCATTCCATCGGCCAGACCCGCCTTGCCCATTGCAAAAGTCCTGGGACTGACCGAAGTTGCAGCGACGCCCAGCGTATCGGTGTCGATACCCGTATCGGAAATACCGGAAGACTTTCGCCCGAGGTTTAGCGACGAGCCGAAGAAAGTAGCCCGCGCCGATACCGGCATGGGTCGGTCCGCTTCGGCTTCCGAAAGAAAGGTCTCGCTCAATTTCCTGGGAGCCGATATTAACGACGTGCTCAAGGCGCTTTCAGTGCAGAGCGGCCACAATATCGTAGCCAGCAAGGACGTAACCGGAAATGTCACCGTGAGCCTGTCGGACGTCAGCGTGGATTCCGCTCTCGATTATATTGCAAAGCTCAGTGGCTATTCTTACACGAGAGAGGGCGACACTTATCTTGTCGCTTCAAAGGATTCACTCAAGACTCTGACGCGCGGAGAGATCGGCGACCCGAAGACCGAAGTCATCAAACTCAGCTATGCAATGGCAGATGATGTAATTGACCTGGTGAAAAACAGATATCCCAATCTGCAGATCAGCAAGATCGGTGTCGAGCGGACAGCCAGAGTCGGATTATCGAACAATGCGGGCGACTCTTCCATAGCTTTGCGCAACAATCTGCTTGTTTTGACTGGAACGGAGAGTGAAGTTGAAGCAGCAAAGGACCTCATCGGGCGGTTCGAAGATACTCTGAAGATACAAGTGGTTGAGAGCAAGAGAGCTATCTATAGAGTCAAGCATGTCAGCGCCAAGGAACTGGCCAATACCATTGCCACTCTGATCCCCGGCATCGGGATTACGTTCGCTCCTACCGAGGGTTTCGACTTGGCCGGTCCCAAGAGCATAAAAGTAGACGAATCCGGCTCGGCAGTATCTCAAGATGATTCTAATAAGGTTCAAAAAGAACAGAATGCGTCCCAGTCGGCAAGCGACCAGATCGGCCTAATGGGCACTATCGGCAGCCAGGCGGGCACAAGCTCCAAAGTGGTCAGCATTGAAACACGCACCAGACCACTTGCAATTGTTATAACCGGACGAGAATCGGATGTGGAGAAGGCGTTGAGCCTGGCTAATGAGCTGGACGTAAAATCTCCTCAGATAAACATTGAGGCAAAGATCACCAGCATCAATAAAAACGGCGAAGAACAGCTCGGCTTAAAATGGGACTGGAGCGACATATCTTTCGTTGAAGACTTCAGCGCGCCTTTGGTAGTAAATGACCCGGTACTGGACACCGACGTCGCGATATCCGAGAACGTCAGTGTAAACAGGCCTCTAAAGCGCTGGTTCAGAAAGCCTTTTGATTTTACCGCGACACTTGATGCTCTGATTCAAAAAGGCAATGCCAAGGTTTTGGCTTCACCGAACCTTGTATGTATGGATGGAAAACCCGGCGTATTCTTTGTCGGCGACGAAGTGACATATGTCAGTTCCGTCAGCGCTTCCTCAAGCGGTGAAAAAACCTACCAGACGGATACAAAGCAGGCCGGTGTTCAGCTTCGCGTTGTGGGAAGTGTAAGCCCGGATGGATATATTACGCTTAACCTGCATCCCGAGGTCAGCACAATAACGCTTTCAACCGAAGGTGACGTGACTCTGCCGTTGGTTAACAGGCGTTTTACGGACCATGTTGTTCGCGTCAAGGACGGAGCGACCATAGTAATCGGCGGACTGATCAGGGACGATGACGTATACTCCATGAGCAAGGTGCCGCTGCTGGGTGATCTGCCGTTCTTTGGCAAGCTCTTCAGGCATAAAGAGACATCCAACGATCACACCGAAGTGGTAATGTTTATTACTGCTTCCACGATCAAGGATTAGCTATCCAGGGCGAGCGCTTATAGCTTCCGCCTGGTGCTGCCCCACCGGAAATATCCGGTGGGGCGGCGATGATAACACTTAACATAACGGCACTTTGACCGATAATTTAATTGAGACGCTGGCTCTTTTGCAGCTCTCATTTTTTTGACTATGAATTGATGGCATGCATCCTCGAAGCGTGCAAGAGACGCTTCGTGGAGTGTAGAGGATTGTATGCAGAAGACTGAAGCAATTGGCGAGATATTCTTGAAGCTGGGGATCGTCTCGAGGCAGCAGCTTGACCAGGCGCTGGAAAAGCAAAAGCTG harbors:
- a CDS encoding NAD-dependent malic enzyme translates to MKKTPSPGNSISIRLRYPNSIGKLSELTSAIAQAGGSVGSISVVSSDRTHIVRDIVIDTIGDEHAESIVNAVKSVPDVEVQDVYDCTFKLHEGGKLDVVSKSPLKDYVDLSMAYTPGVARVCQAIAKNRSAARDYTIRRNTVAVITDGSAVLGLGNIGALASLPVMEGKAVLFKEFGGVNSFPVCVDTTDTEVLVQTAIAVSATFGGINLEDIAAPRCFEVERRVTEAVDIPVFHDDQHGTAVVVGAAFINAVKVTGKNPADMHAVVVGAGAAGCACSRALMDLGIGDIIVCDRKGAIYEGRGEEVPSKAWLARVTNKDNKRGSLKDVLAGADLFLGLSGPNLLSGDDMRVMAKDPIIFALSNPVPEVPPEEVADFAAVVATGRSDYPNQINNVLCFPGLFKGLLDSGVKRVTREMLTAASKAIASVIEPTELRSDYVIPSAFNDKVSARVTKAVMDVASDPKTSQTPVYFEF
- the pilM gene encoding type IV pilus assembly protein PilM, whose protein sequence is MLNSLFSKETTVGIDIGSSCIKAVEIEPTARGWELANAAVTPTPADAVKEGVVVNILDVAQEVRSLLKEAGIHATGAICAISGSQVIVRQVQFPKMPEAILRKSIKYEASKHISSSMEDSVVEFEILSDVPDSNEMNVMLVAAPSEMVDSRVKVMESAGLEPRMVDIEAFALIRSLVEFSASDEYLHKSVALIDMGASHTDVNIVSKGDFALTRNIPIAGNSFTNAIKSLTGASFDDAECMKIEMAKGYPLDQISAMDDENRNWKVVQPLLDELIREIRRSIHFYQSQFPEGSADTMVGKIVLTGGTARMPGMDAYMSAKLSIPTVISEVFKQTAISTNRVPESFISEHGPILAVGTGLALKDLIPDAKKAAA
- a CDS encoding secretin and TonB N-terminal domain-containing protein, translating into MRAKLIAFVLVLVCLISSAAFADKAITGINVTNKPDRVIISVQGNRALKMTPLVSPSGRYVGFQFPCKLIAKGGLVGIRSGRIYNIRYSNFTPNPPVTRVVANTRSHVQYSTSWSDDKSRVEITIWKNGVPKAASAAITKGTTCCSAISSCVSVSSVKSTAGIRADMPMLYASASTKAMPIPSARPALPIAKVLGLTEVAATPSVSVSIPVSEIPEDFRPRFSDEPKKVARADTGMGRSASASERKVSLNFLGADINDVLKALSVQSGHNIVASKDVTGNVTVSLSDVSVDSALDYIAKLSGYSYTREGDTYLVASKDSLKTLTRGEIGDPKTEVIKLSYAMADDVIDLVKNRYPNLQISKIGVERTARVGLSNNAGDSSIALRNNLLVLTGTESEVEAAKDLIGRFEDTLKIQVVESKRAIYRVKHVSAKELANTIATLIPGIGITFAPTEGFDLAGPKSIKVDESGSAVSQDDSNKVQKEQNASQSASDQIGLMGTIGSQAGTSSKVVSIETRTRPLAIVITGRESDVEKALSLANELDVKSPQINIEAKITSINKNGEEQLGLKWDWSDISFVEDFSAPLVVNDPVLDTDVAISENVSVNRPLKRWFRKPFDFTATLDALIQKGNAKVLASPNLVCMDGKPGVFFVGDEVTYVSSVSASSSGEKTYQTDTKQAGVQLRVVGSVSPDGYITLNLHPEVSTITLSTEGDVTLPLVNRRFTDHVVRVKDGATIVIGGLIRDDDVYSMSKVPLLGDLPFFGKLFRHKETSNDHTEVVMFITASTIKD
- the pilO gene encoding type 4a pilus biogenesis protein PilO; this encodes MAQVSLRPSSKGVTALIIIAVVIFFGCALAYLAVAGKLRSTAAEMQAKGKKVAQSKEIAQKLEESKLDYLDARSQIRFLESSVTTSAYVPTLLKQLEYLGKSVNLNVIGVRPQMPKEQPGARKLSSGAQAANGNVEAASEQKTQPGSPVAAKQSAPYDELNVDIEVEGKYMNALDFLYKLTSFPKIIAVKSVQMDPAGNEQDISSPILNIKMSITAYVLKDDAPVVAPNIPAGAVTGKNPSSEGRGGNEAG
- a CDS encoding PilN domain-containing protein: MPSINMIAPRRAEKQRLERDMRRLVLVILAELIIAVGLGGWACTKAYTMRMSINRLDAQIAKLQPVVKEIEQYESATKELTPRMDLLANAKEGTMRWYNSLDKLTQSLASSTYLTRISTATDSSSKDTQSTVSLAGISGSQERVGETILRLQTIPDFEKVDLHFTRKMTSNSQNGFEFEIGAIMKDGKSSKGVSSDGASKS